Proteins encoded by one window of Rutidosis leptorrhynchoides isolate AG116_Rl617_1_P2 chromosome 7, CSIRO_AGI_Rlap_v1, whole genome shotgun sequence:
- the LOC139860259 gene encoding uncharacterized protein: MKFEIPEFAGDTHPDEFLDWLITVERVFDLKDVPEHLKVKLVAICLRKHASLWWDHVKKQHVLARKSKVETWEKMKKLLKGKFLPGNHRQEDFLDYHNMRQGKLTVGELISLKIEKHKNQSKGKLSVTCYVPNIKTLLVPTVKGKTKQASGSNAPPNHIRAPKCFKCQGMGHYSCDCPNQWTVTVNDDCVKQVEYHINGGSTDDHSWLQHKIFRTKCTAKGKVCTMIIDGESCENVVSSVMVKKLGLKTEAHPEPYQLKWLKKGNHIKVTKRCLVKFSIGSKYNDEVWCEVIPMDACHILLGRPWKYDRKTLHDGFRNTYSFRNAGVPITLVPFDDRQTHIEESALFLKRSAFEQAVQNNTFILTLVVDEVNQSIDFVPTDVQPLLSEFSDVIPDEIPPRLPIMRDIQHCIDFVQGSSIPNKPAYRMNPKEFDELQSTTLAEHLEHLKQVFVVLRKRKLYANGTKCHFLVLEVTFLGYVISGHCIRMDESKVTVECDASVVGIGGVLSQNRRPVAFFSEKLNDAHRRYSTYDREFYAIIRSLDTWRHYLLPVEFVADALSRRYTLLNMMSIKVCGFEAIKDLYASDPDFQDIRITCSSNPTVQFQIHDGYLFKGIHLCIPSGSLREAIVLEAHEWGLAGHFGCDKTLASLRPRFYWPRMEHHISRVLKRCRICHIAKMQNGSADLYTPLPVPNHPWEDISLDFVLGLPRTQRNKDSIMVVVDRFSKMAHFIPCSKTFDASQIARLYFAEIFKLHGIPKTLTSDRVVKFISHFWHTLWARFESKL, encoded by the exons ATGAAATTTGAAATCCCTGAGTTCGCTGGAGATACGCACCCTGACGAATTTCTTGATTGGCTTATCACAGTTGAGCGTGTGTTTGACTTGAAGGATGTTCCCGAACACCTGAAAGTCAAGTTGGTTGCCATTTGCCTACGCAAACACGCGTCTCTATGGTGGGATCATGTTAAGAAGCAACACGTTTTAGCCCGAAAATCAAAGGTTGAAACGTGGGAGAAAATGAAAAAGCTTTTGAAAGGAAAGTTCTTGCCCGGAAATCATAGGCAAGAGGATTTTCTAGATTATCACAATATGAGGCAGGGTAAATTGACTGTGGGAGAGCTTATCT CTTTAAAAATTGAAAAACATAAGAACCAGAGTAAAGGGAAGTTGAGTGTTACGTGTTATGTTCCTAACATAAAAACACTACTAGTACCTACGGTTAAGGGCAAGACTAAGCAAGCATCAGGAAGTAATGCGCCACCAAATCACATCCGAGCACCCAAATGTTTTAAATGTCAGGGCATGGGTCACTATTCGTGTGACTGTCCAAACCAATGGACCGTCACTGTAAACGATGATTGTGTTAAACAGGTTGAGTACCATATTAATG GTGGGTCAACAGATGATCATTCATGGCTGCAACACAAAATCTTTCGCACTAAGTGCACAGCAAAGGGTAAAGTGTGTACCATGATCATCGATGGCGAAAGTTGTGAAAATGTCGTGTCATCCGTTATGGTCAAGAAATTGGGATTGAAAACAGAAGCTCATCCGGAACCATATCAATTGAAATGGTTAAAAAAAGGGAACCACATCAAGGTCACTAAACGATGTTTGGTCAAGTTCTCTATCGGTTCGAAATACAATGATGAGGTTTGGTGTGAAGTCATACCAATGGACGCATGCCACATTTTACTCGGCCGACCTTGGAAATATGACCGAAAAACTCTTCATGATGGGTTCCGTAATACGTATAGTTTCCGGAATGCTGGCGTCCCTATTACTCTCGTTCCATTTGATGATCGTCAAACACATATTGAGGAGTCTGCACTGTTTCTGAAACGATCAGCGTTTGAACAAGCTGTTCAAAATAATACATTTATCCTTACACTTGTAGTTGATGAGGTAAACCAGTCCATAGATTTTGTTCCAACAGATGTGCAACCTTTGCTGAGTGAGTTCTCGGATGTCATTCCGGACGAGATCCCTCCCAGATTACCCATTATGCGAGACATCCAACATTGTATTGACTTCGTACAGGGGTCGTCCATCCCTAACAAACCGGCTTATCGCATGAACCCGAAAGAATTTGATGAGCTACAAAG CACCACTCTTGCCGAACATTTGGAGCACCTGAAGCAGGTTTTTGTTGTTTTAAGGAAACGGAAGTTGTACGCCAACGGTACCAAGTGTCATTTCCTTGTGCTTGAGGTAACATTTTTGGGTTACGTTATTTCTGGCCACTGTATTAGAATGGACGAGTCTAAAGTTACG GTAGAATGCGATGCCTCGGTAGTTGGCATTGGCGGTGTTCTAAGTCAGAATCGAAGACCCGTTGCTTTCTTTAGTGAAAAATTGAATGATGCACATCGTCGCTACTCTACATACGATAGAGAATTTTATGCCATCATTCGAAGTTTAGACACGTGGCGCCATTATCTTCTACCAGTGGAATTT GTTGCCGATGCACTAAGTCGTAGATACACGTTACTCAATATGATGAGTATAAAGGTCTGTGGGTTTGAAGCTATCAAAGATCTCTATGCTTCTGATCCTGACTTCCAAGATATACGGATAACATGTTCTAGCAATCCTACTGTCCAATTTCAAATACATGATGGATACTTATTTAAGGGGATTCATTTATGTATTCCAAGTGGGTCTTTGCGAGAGGCAATTGTTTTAGAAGCACACGAATGGGGGTTGGCAGGACACTTTGGATGTGATAAGACTCTTGCTTCATTACGACCTCGGTTTTATTGGCCGCGTATGGAGCATCATATCAGTCGTGTTCTTAAACGTTGTCGAATTTGTCATATAGCCAAGATGCAGAATGGTAGCGCGGACTTATACACTCCTTTGCCTGTGCCTAATCACCCATGGGAGGATATTAGTCTTGATTTTGTATTGGGTTTACCTCGCACCCAACGTAACAAGGATTCGATCATGGTGGTGGTCGACCGTTTCTCTAAAATGGCTCATTTTATACCATGTTCCAAGACCTTTGATGCTAGCCAAATCGCCCGTCTTTACTTTGCTGAGATATTCAAACTTCATGGTATTCCTAAAACGCTTACATCGGATAGAGTTGTGAAGTTCATTAGCCATTTCTGGCATACATTGTGGGCTCGTTTTGAGTCAAAATTATAG